attttacaatatattaaaatagaaatcagttattttaaattgtaaaacaatatcattgtttttattgtatttttttttatcaaataatgcaggcttttttaaaaaattttttgcaaAGATGGCTCAGAAACATTATTTttgagaataatatatatatttcttttgcaGATAACACTTGGTTTGATATTATTTAATGAGACATTATTTAACACTGGAGCTATTTAATACTTTGAGGCAGCTGTATAATGCACAATgattaaacaataatataattacCAGAATTATACTTTGATACATTGCTTTCATGTTTGCTGTATGTAAAAATGCACATGCTAAAGCGATATCTCTCTTCAGCTCTGCTTTGTAACTTAGCTGAGCGATTTGGCATCTGGGCCTTTCACAACTACATCCTGCCGTGTCGTCTCATATCCTACACCCTACTGCCGTACACTCTGCCTGCTTCAGCTGTCATCTCATTCATCTATGGGTCAGATCTTTAGTCTAAATATGTTGCTTGTGTTTCTAATTTCTATGTATATTATCAGTACATGAGATACGAAGATATATATGTAAGTGCCTATTgtcaatcatgtttttttttccttgcatTTGTTTGGACTCCAAACAGATTTTTGTTTTGAGTGAAGAAAATTCCCCACCAGGCTCTGAATGCAGGCAGGGAATTCAAACAGGAAGTGATGGCACATCCTCGGTTAGTCTTTACACACTTGAGGGGACTTTTGCCAAACAGGTAAAACGAGTAGAGCAAAGTTTTGCACCCATTTAATCAACATGAAATGACATCAGTAAACCATTTAACTGCCATAATCTGACCTTATTTCTGAACAATTTGAATACATATTTAGATTGCAGATTTTTAACTTCTTACCAATTTTAGATGTTCCTGATTTTTTCCAGATTCCTGCTTTTGCAAATTCCAACTTTGCACTCCATGCTTGCTCTGTTTCTTGCACCCTGGTCCTGTTTCCCATCTCTTCCTTTTACTTTCCTTCCTCAGTCCTTTGCTCCTTTGGTTCCTTTACTTTCTCTTGCTTTGCGTTTTCTGCCACGGTGTCTCTCCACTTCAACCTCAAAGAAACAGCCTGAGCGCAGGATCCAGACTCAGCCTCTCTGGTCTAGACGACGATCTCTCCTCTGCTTCCAGTTCACCGGATCCGGCGGTTTTACCAAAAAGACAGCTGACATCCTTACAGATGCAGAGCCACTATCTTCAGCCTTCTTCCTTCAGCTCAACATAGAGTTAGAAATGGACAGCCATCGTGAACCACTACAGCTTCAGAAGGACTGGCTTGATTGTGAGGGAAGTCTATTACTAAACACAGAAGTAGATGAGAATCTCTCTTCTCCTTTTATTTCTGACATGGATGTACAAGAGGAAGACTAAATGACTGTGTGTGTTATATTGCAAACAAAAGTCTCTACTGCAGAATAGTTGAATATGCGGTGAATACTCTGAATATGCCAATGTATTCATATCAGTGCTGTTATTATAATTAATTGGAAAATTTTTGATAAACCTAACaagaataaaaatcaaaatgTTGCTTTGCAAATTAAAgttactaaaatactaaaattactaaaaatctataaagaaataataatataaaaaataattcaataaaaaccATTGAATGTAGTAAGAATATAATAAACAGGCCATAGTGATattttgttttatgcattttttataatcTAATAAATGCATTATCAGTTTGGACAGACTTGTTTCACTGtgcatattgtttattataaagaaaaatcATTCAAGGATGGATCAAATAAAGAGCAATGAAAATAACATTCCATAAATTAGCAATAAACTAGGCTATATCAGCCAATAGTTGGctgtaataatattgtaatatttttgtcattaataaatTTGCCATgctcattttttaaaatcttgaatAACCTAAATTGATCATTATttggtatatataaatatacataaatattttaatgtaacaatacctatttttttattacaattttccataatttttacttaattttagaaggaaataaatgaaatcaacaaCACTTGACAAAACATATTTATTCAATATGGTCAATATTTATCAGTAAACATTCTGCATATGCCTGCATATACAGTTACAacatatctaatatatatatagtgagtaAAGCATATAAATTTgagttataatatataaattaaaaatgcatcatgtaaataaaacataatgattGCTGTTGTGCAAATATATCAGAATTATCCTTCTAATAAATCCTTCAATGGCTCGTTTTGAGTTGCTACATTTCAAAGTTAAATGAAGCAGTAAAATTAAGTCAACTAGAAGCTCATGCTTCTACAAGCTTATGTATTCTTGATCAAAGTTCTGTGTTTTCTGATCCTCTGCTTTAATGTCAGAGAGGTGCGGATGGCTCTCGCTCATGTGAGTGAAGTGATCTTGGAGATACTGGTTCCCGAAGCCCATGATTTGGCCCGTGGATTGGCGGTGTAGATTAGCCACTCTGGCTGTGAAATCCAGAGTGAAGGCGAACTTCACCAGCTCTGGTGCCACGACAGGCGGCTGGGTTTTCTTATTGGGAACTTCTGACTGCACGTATTGATCAGCCATCTGCCGGAAGGATCTATAGGTGATTCCATTCAGATAAGTGGTTACGGTGCTGTTCTCCTTCAGCTGGGgggagggaggaggaggagaccaGAAAACATTAGTGATCTAAAGACAATCAGTGGATCtctttaaaataacacatttgcaaAAAAATGGCAACACTTGGgttgttttaaacatttcataCCTGTTTAAAACTGAGCCAATCATCTACAATACTTATAAAATGTCTCAGTAATATTTAGTGATTTCAGAAGGGATGAGACACACTTACCTTGATATCTATTATGTCTCCTTGCTGCTTTATAAGTTCTATGATTTTCCTGGTAACCTCTTCTTGTGAGACTAGTTTGAGAAATATGATAGAAACAATTAGCAAATATATAGTTTCTATATACTGTAGCAAGAAGAAAATCACAAGAACAAATTACAACCTGAGGCTAATGTCTATTTACTCATCATTCAAAACCAGTATCCTGGTTACTTTTTTGCAGAACACCAAAGAAAAAGTATTTTGGAATCATTTTCATCCATCTTTTCTGTACAATGACAGATCATGTTGATGATGTCTGTCAGGAcataaaacaccataaaagtagttcatATAATGCGTGTGTAGTATTCAAAGACTTCTAAAGACTTTGTGTGAGAATCTGCAGAATGGAAAATTATATTTGAGAAAGCAGAGGGGAAGCTCATAACTAACTGATaattagtattaattaaaaaataatggacTCTTTTAACGGCACTTCATAAGATTTTTGTCTTTCATGGTCACTCTGGTGTTCGACAAAAAATACTGTAACAGCATATGGTTTTAGAACAACATAGCAATGGTTATAGAATTTCTTTAAAGTATTACTAAAATAAGCATTATTGTTTAAGTAAATGCAATTGGTCAATTCTTTCTTTGGTGAAACACAAAAGCAgattttttgaagaatgtctTTAATCAATCAATATTGGAAAGGAGAATTTTCtccttcaaatatattttatgctttacgaaagaaagaaaagattttggaacaacatgaccataagtaaatgataacagcattttcatttttgaggtaAACTATCCTATCCATTAAACTCAGCCATATTCTGTTGTAATTTAGACATTGGACCCATACTAGTTTGTATTGCTCTGTATGTAATATTTAACCCACCTCTTTTGCATCATTCAAATAGTCTACTATAATAACACTCACCATTTCCACCATTCTGGTCTGTTATTTGATTGGCATTGTCATCAGCTGGACTGTCTTTCACTTCATGCACAATTTTCTCCAGTTCCTCTGACATTTTCTCATAGTATGAGTTAGTGGGTTCCACTATCTCAACAGCTGctaaaaatcaaacattattagAACTAGTTTTTCCCCCCAATAAATGCAAACTTCAGACTAATACAAAGAACATACATAATAAAGATACATCTGAGATACATACATTTTTCCGTGGACATATCTCCACTTCGCCTCCATTTTAATGACCTCCTGTGGAATGATTTCTTTTTCGTTGATTTTGAACGGCGCAGGTTGATATCGCCTTTTGATAGGGCGTCAGCTAAAGGCAAACAAGAGATTTGGGGTGTTGAGGGATGGGAAAGAGGGAGCTGTTCTTCGGTTCTCTGAAGATTTTGCTCCTTTTCAACATTTCCCCTGGAAAACCAGCTCAAGAAACTCTTCCATATAGTGGGTTTCTTTGTCTTCTTTCCTTCTTTGTCCTTCTTTTCCATTGTAGAAGTCTCCAGATTTTCTTGCACATTTGAATGCCTATTTCCAGCAGTATCTGCACTTGTTTTGGAGGATAAAGAATCAATGTTCTGCCCACCTTCCTCCTTGCCCTTATCCAAAAGTAGAAACTTCTTCTTGGGTTTGCTGTTGGACTTCTGCGATGCATTAGAGCCATCGTTGAGGCGCAGATTCCCTTTAAAACTCCACTTTTTGGATTTCTTCTCAGATGACCTCTCCTTTTTATCCAGTTGCGGTTCAGGGAAGGTCTCGTATCTAATGTCTTCATCTGAGAAGGAGGCTTGTGAAGTCAAGTTCAGAGATGTATCACTGGAATGCTTGCGATGTCTTGTCTTGCGCTCTGTGATGGGAACCCATTTGCGTGTTCTGTGCTCCTGTCTCAGCGGACATTGGGATCCATCGTTAAGGCTGAGACTTCGCTTTACATACACCTCCAGCAGCCGTTTCCTGTCCTTTTCTCCCACTgacagcagctgaggggtgggcTGTGTATTCTGGTCAGCCGAAATGGATGCCATACTGGTCATACTGCAATAAAATGCATACAGATTTTTATTAGTGACTGACTAATATGTGTTTCTTTTAATGCTTATATCTAGTGAGCAAGAAGGCCGATAGctaatataatctaatatatacatacatacatatatatatatatatatatatatatatatatatatatatagacagagaaagagagagcaacaAAATTGCTGAACTGTACATTAACACttatattacaaaacatttgaataaaaattaactaatgaaaacagaaaaaagtaaTTATCTGCAGACAATTGTCCAATGCAAAAAAATCGGTCAAATATCGTCCGATTAATCGCTATATATTACTGTGGGCAGAATGTCACCATTCATTATTATTGTACCAAATCCTTTTTTCTGTTGCTCGGAAGAAATACACCGGTTTACACTATTTTTACCCCTTAACATAAAGGAGacgatattttttgtttttaagggaactattcctttaagaaccgTCGACCTTAAAATCATTTTGAATACCGTGGTAACGTGCAATCAGCTTACAGCGAAAACACAAACTCAAAACGATATTACAAGACGaacttttgaaaattattgaaataaacatTGATTTTGTCTTACTATTTCACCCACTTTACGATGTTGGTTCTATCTTCAGCTGTGATCAACTGTTTGTGCAAAGTCTTTAAGGAACCTTGGACGTGTAAGCGACGTTAGAAGACGCCCATTTTGAAAACACCTATCAGCAGACGTTGCAGCCGGGGTTGACGTCATTCAGGTAGTCTGGGAAAAGGTTCGTCAGGTGATGTTTACAGTTTCGAGGTATGTTTTCTCTCAATGTCAAGATGAAAAAGGGAATGGcaccacaaaataatttattaaacgaAACTTAACCTATAGTCCCAGTTGAGTTTGAGTTGAAGTAGCTGTGAAATAAgaattcttaatttatttttccaaGAGTTAGGCATTTGTGTGACATGAAGAAAAGATTTCATCATTCTGCAGCCAGTAAGCCACTGTGTTTTATGTTAGATGACATGTACACTAAATTATTTATGATATCAGTAAGTTCCTGAACCCTTCATTTTGTGGAGGTCTAAGATAAGACATGGGAATGAAATCTAGACAAGTGGATATGCAAAAATTCAGGTGTTGCGATATAAAGACATTTTCTGGGACTGACATTTCTGATATTgtgataaataattaatatcaaagaATA
This genomic stretch from Carassius gibelio isolate Cgi1373 ecotype wild population from Czech Republic chromosome B6, carGib1.2-hapl.c, whole genome shotgun sequence harbors:
- the LOC127959154 gene encoding uncharacterized protein LOC127959154 isoform X1, producing MTSMASISADQNTQPTPQLLSVGEKDRKRLLEVYVKRSLSLNDGSQCPLRQEHRTRKWVPITERKTRHRKHSSDTSLNLTSQASFSDEDIRYETFPEPQLDKKERSSEKKSKKWSFKGNLRLNDGSNASQKSNSKPKKKFLLLDKGKEEGGQNIDSLSSKTSADTAGNRHSNVQENLETSTMEKKDKEGKKTKKPTIWKSFLSWFSRGNVEKEQNLQRTEEQLPLSHPSTPQISCLPLADALSKGDINLRRSKSTKKKSFHRRSLKWRRSGDMSTEKSAVEIVEPTNSYYEKMSEELEKIVHEVKDSPADDNANQITDQNGGNVSQEEVTRKIIELIKQQGDIIDIKLKENSTVTTYLNGITYRSFRQMADQYVQSEVPNKKTQPPVVAPELVKFAFTLDFTARVANLHRQSTGQIMGFGNQYLQDHFTHMSESHPHLSDIKAEDQKTQNFDQEYISL
- the LOC127959154 gene encoding uncharacterized protein LOC127959154 isoform X2 encodes the protein MTSMASISADQNTQPTPQLLSVGEKDRKRLLEVYVKRSLSLNDGSQCPLRQEHRTRKWVPITERKTRHRKHSSDTSLNLTSQASFSDEDIRYETFPEPQLDKKERSSEKKSKKWSFKGNLRLNDGSNASQKSNSKPKKKFLLLDKGKEEGGQNIDSLSSKTSADTAGNRHSNVQENLETSTMEKKDKEGKKTKKPTIWKSFLSWFSRGNVEKEQNLQRTEEQLPLSHPSTPQISCLPLADALSKGDINLRRSKSTKKKSFHRRSLKWRRSGDMSTEKSVEIVEPTNSYYEKMSEELEKIVHEVKDSPADDNANQITDQNGGNVSQEEVTRKIIELIKQQGDIIDIKLKENSTVTTYLNGITYRSFRQMADQYVQSEVPNKKTQPPVVAPELVKFAFTLDFTARVANLHRQSTGQIMGFGNQYLQDHFTHMSESHPHLSDIKAEDQKTQNFDQEYISL